The proteins below come from a single Methanobacterium sp. genomic window:
- the rplJ gene encoding 50S ribosomal protein L16 has product MVRAYTRKDYIRKIPGSRIVQYDMGNLSGEFPLTVSLALKEKAQLSHNALEAARIATNRYMQRKSGRMGYHLKIRVYPHHIVRENPMATGAGADRVQDGMRKAFGKPVSSVALVKANQRVLTIKTNKKNFIDAKEALRRAAMKFPVSCRIVIDEGAELVK; this is encoded by the coding sequence ATGGTAAGAGCATACACTAGAAAAGATTACATACGTAAAATTCCGGGTTCCAGAATTGTTCAATATGACATGGGAAACCTCTCTGGAGAATTTCCTTTAACAGTGAGCTTGGCTCTCAAAGAAAAGGCCCAGCTATCGCATAATGCCCTGGAAGCTGCCAGGATAGCCACCAACCGGTACATGCAACGAAAATCAGGTAGGATGGGTTACCATTTGAAGATAAGGGTTTACCCACACCACATAGTCAGGGAAAACCCCATGGCCACTGGTGCTGGTGCAGACCGTGTTCAGGACGGTATGAGGAAAGCTTTCGGAAAACCAGTAAGCTCCGTGGCCCTGGTGAAAGCAAATCAGAGGGTTTTAACTATAAAAACCAACAAGAAGAATTTCATTGACGCTAAAGAAGCCCTCAGAAGAGCTGCTATGAAATTCCCAGTCTCTTGTAGGATAGTCATTGATGAAGGAGCAGAATTAGTTAAATAA